The Borreliella garinii DNA segment ATTCTTTGTTCTTTCCTTATAGATAGGTTTTCCTTCTGGATTGAATTTCAGATCATTAGATATTTTTAGATTTTTTTCATCAGAATTAACTAGATCAATACATTGATTGATTTTCTCATTTATTGGGGCTAGTATTTTTAATATTGTTGGGGTTAATGCACTCTCAAGTCTTTCCATATTAGATTTGTATATTAATGCATAATGAGAATACAGTTCATAAACTAAAAAGAATCCCTTGTGTGCCATCTCATCAAATTCATCTTCAAATTTAGAAAATATATCAATCAAGTTTGATAAAGACGCAAGTCCAATTTCAACATTATCTTTAGATAATTTCATAAATTAATCCCGTTTTTTAATATGATTGTTGCCATTTCCATTTTTAAAAATCTTGCCTATTACTATAGATAATATGTCTTTTAGTAGTGGTTTTAGAAGAATCAACCCTCCTAGAACTAGTACTGTTACAAAAATCATTACGGCTATAAGTTTTATTTCGTTTAAATTAATTAGAAGTTCTGTTATTTTAATATCCATTTTTTAATCCTCGATTTTAATTTTTACATGTATATATTATATACCAAAACTTTAATTTTTGCTAAAAAAGTTCACAGTTTTAAAAGAACTGGAATTGAATTTCCTGATGTGTATGCTCTTTTTTGGACATACCATCCTTTGTACATAGGAACTCTACTAGATAGTCCTCGTGGGGCATAGGATTGTTCATAAACCATACTTTTTTCAGTTTCATCGTTATACTTTAGATATACCGCTTTAGTAGTTATATTGTTATAGTGTTCTACATCAAGCTCAATATCAAGATAAATAGGATAATTATCATTATATTTATAAAAAACAAGAGTAGCGGTATCGGAGTTTTCCATTTTGATAGTTATTGATTTATCTTTATATTCATATGAATAAAGTGTGGGCCCAAAAGCAAAACTTCTACCATGCGTAAAATCAGACGGCACTCCCAGTAATTGTTTAGGAATTGGTGTTTTTTGAATGCTGCTTGAATTAGGCATTATCAAAAGATTGTCACTTCTAGATAGAGTAGCTGATGATATACTATTTGTAAGTTGTGATTTTATTTTGCTAAAAAGGTTAGAAAGATTAGTAGAATCATTGTTAATTAGTTTGTCTGTTATTTTAGTATAAATTTTTTCTACAAAATCTGTATTGGCTGCAAGTTCTTCAGCAATTGTAGACTTGATTATTTCTTTAAAATAGCCGAGCCCTTCGCCCTTAAAGGTTTTGTCTTTAGTGGTTTTCAAAAAATTTTCATAAGTAATAGCATTGCTACTTGCAACTCCATCATCAAGTAGTAAAAGGTCCGTGTTCTTAACCTCATTAACCCTATTCAAATCTTTAATTTGTACTGTTTCTTCTTCATCAATTAATAATTTTTCTTGATCTACGGCCATTAAGCCCCCCTAATCATTAAAAGTGATAATATTTTTACCATCTTTGTCATTAATTTTAAGAACCCTACCTATAGGAATAATTCTCTTTATGAACGCATAAATTGAATGATCATAGTCCTTAGGAAGTGAGTTGAATACTAAAGTTTTTTTAGAAGCAGCGTATCCTGATTTTTTTTCTCTAATTAGTATCTTTTTAAGTAGTTTACCTTTTGCAGTGCTGGGTGAAATAAATGTAGTAAAGTTTGTTTTTATAGCCCCTTTTAAAGAGATATCAATAACACCAGCATCGGGTGTAGTAATTAAAACATCCACATTTAAAAAAGCCTTAAAAATTAGTCTAAATGATTCATCGGTGCCAATATGGCGCAAAGCAAAAATAACACTATTAATATTGCTTGTAATGCTTTTTAAAGTTTGAGTTTTTGCATAAAAAATTGATAAAACTTGAGATAGCCATATAGCAATATATCGTGATTTAACGTTTTCTTTTGCATCAATGGATATGAAGTTAGAATTAAGCACTTTAAGCTCATTGAGCAGTTTTTGTGCGTATTCAGTTTCTGTAATTAGAAATTTATGAACTTGAGTATCTTTTAAAAAATTGGGTATTTTCATAATTTTTAATTATCAATGTCAATAAGCAGTCGATCAGTTGTATTGAAAAGTAGCATTGTATCATTAGTAACGGCAATATCTTTGTTTGTTTGAAAATCGCCATCGCTAATGCTTGAAATACTTTGAGTATCTGTATCTTTAACATAAGCTTTAATTTCCATTGACCTAATTCCTTTTACTTCGTTAACTGGAGCAAAAAAGTCTTGATATTCAAAACTAATTCCCATATCAGAATAGTTGTTTGAAATAATCCTAGAATATATGTCTCTAATTTGAGCGTCTATATTTAAGTAGAGATAGTTTTTTAGATCAAGTTTGTACTTTACTTTCATATAAACATATTTTCTTTTGCCGAGTGATATTTTGTAGGATTTAAGCTGTCCAGTTGAGTTGAGGCCATCAATTTCTATGTCTCCATCAAGTAAAGTACCACTAGGAGTTGTAAGATATAATGTTTCCCAAAGTTGAGCCTTGAATTCAGAATTGTTAATATTAGTTTTACCGCTATCTAGTAAATCTTCTTTTAGAATTAGATATATATTGGCTTTACCAGCTGAACTTTTGATATTAGCATGCTCTACTCCAGTAAGATTAAGTAAAGCAGTGCGAACCGCACTGTAAGTTGTGCTTTTAGAAGAGATGTGTTCTTCAATAGCAGCCCAATAAGTACTACCCGGTTTCATTTTAGAAAAAAACAGATTAAGTTCATTAATTATTTCTTCTTCAATTAATGCTAAAGAAGATGCAATTATGTTGTAAATTGAGCTATGATTATTATCAATATTAATACCATACTTTACTCTTAAGTATTCTCTTTTAGATTTTACTATATCCTTAATTGTACGTTTTAGAATGCCAAAATCAGAATCAAAAACAATGCTCATAAATCAAACTCCATGTTCAAAACATCGCCCGGGAAAAAAAAGGATATATGTACTTTATGGGCTTGTATTTCAATTGAGATATTGATTATATCTAAGTTAAGCTCCTTAGATAGTTCATGAAAATAGTTTTTTACGGCTTGTAGATTATTAATTTTGAGCAATTTTAAAAGTAAGAAGTAGTCTAATCCCCAATTAGGAGCATAACTTAGACTACCCTTTAGAGTTTTAAGAAAGATAAACAGCTGTTGTTTTTGCTCATTAATTCCATCAACAAGCAAAACATCATTATTGTACACCAAATTGAAATTATCACCAATTCTTAAATCCATATTGATTTAATTATATCATATTTAGCAAAAATTACTTAAATAAACTGTTGATATCAGCAGTAATTCTAGAAGTTGCTATTCTTAAGCTTGCCTGATCAATTACTGAGTCCCCTATGATAGTTATACCATTGATAGCACTTATAATATTATCTAGAATTTTTTTCAAGCTAGTTGTTTGGTTGGCTATTTCAATCGTACTAGTTGTTTTGATTTTAATATTATCACAAATTAGATTCAAAGTTTTTGGACCAATTGCGCTAAGAATGTAAAAATGATGTTTGTCAAAATGAATATTGTCATTTTTATCAAAAAGATTAATGCTTGATTGAAGTAGTAAAACAGTATCGCCTTTTGATAGTTCAAGGCTGATATTAGATATATTTTTTGTGTGAATTTCTAAATTTTCAAATTCTGGCATTGTAACTATAGCCTCTTGGGTTTTCTGTTTAAACGTCTTTACAGTGCCAATTCGAGCTATAAAAATGTTTGAATAAATCCAATTTTTCATGTCTTCTTGTGCTAATGCATGCCCGTAAAGGCGCTGTTGCATTCTATAAATTTCATACTCTTCTTTGTTCATTTTAAATCCCTTTACCTTCTTAATCTAATACTATTAGAATCATCATATAGTTTAAGTATTAATGAGCACTCACCCGTGTTACTAAGTTTGGCAGTTGTTTCTTGTATAGTGTTTTTGATAATATTTCCTAGT contains these protein-coding regions:
- a CDS encoding BlyB family putative holin accessory protein, whose translation is MKLSKDNVEIGLASLSNLIDIFSKFEDEFDEMAHKGFFLVYELYSHYALIYKSNMERLESALTPTILKILAPINEKINQCIDLVNSDEKNLKISNDLKFNPEGKPIYKERTKNAK
- a CDS encoding BlyA family holin; this encodes MDIKITELLINLNEIKLIAVMIFVTVLVLGGLILLKPLLKDILSIVIGKIFKNGNGNNHIKKRD
- a CDS encoding DUF685 domain-containing protein, whose amino-acid sequence is MAVDQEKLLIDEEETVQIKDLNRVNEVKNTDLLLLDDGVASSNAITYENFLKTTKDKTFKGEGLGYFKEIIKSTIAEELAANTDFVEKIYTKITDKLINNDSTNLSNLFSKIKSQLTNSISSATLSRSDNLLIMPNSSSIQKTPIPKQLLGVPSDFTHGRSFAFGPTLYSYEYKDKSITIKMENSDTATLVFYKYNDNYPIYLDIELDVEHYNNITTKAVYLKYNDETEKSMVYEQSYAPRGLSSRVPMYKGWYVQKRAYTSGNSIPVLLKL
- a CDS encoding DUF735 family protein, which gives rise to MKIPNFLKDTQVHKFLITETEYAQKLLNELKVLNSNFISIDAKENVKSRYIAIWLSQVLSIFYAKTQTLKSITSNINSVIFALRHIGTDESFRLIFKAFLNVDVLITTPDAGVIDISLKGAIKTNFTTFISPSTAKGKLLKKILIREKKSGYAASKKTLVFNSLPKDYDHSIYAFIKRIIPIGRVLKINDKDGKNIITFND
- a CDS encoding DUF276 domain-containing protein (DUF276 is restricted to Borreliella and related spirochetes.) → MSIVFDSDFGILKRTIKDIVKSKREYLRVKYGINIDNNHSSIYNIIASSLALIEEEIINELNLFFSKMKPGSTYWAAIEEHISSKSTTYSAVRTALLNLTGVEHANIKSSAGKANIYLILKEDLLDSGKTNINNSEFKAQLWETLYLTTPSGTLLDGDIEIDGLNSTGQLKSYKISLGKRKYVYMKVKYKLDLKNYLYLNIDAQIRDIYSRIISNNYSDMGISFEYQDFFAPVNEVKGIRSMEIKAYVKDTDTQSISSISDGDFQTNKDIAVTNDTMLLFNTTDRLLIDIDN
- a CDS encoding contractile injection system sheath initiator → MDLRIGDNFNLVYNNDVLLVDGINEQKQQLFIFLKTLKGSLSYAPNWGLDYFLLLKLLKINNLQAVKNYFHELSKELNLDIINISIEIQAHKVHISFFFPGDVLNMEFDL
- a CDS encoding DUF777 family protein, which produces MNKEEYEIYRMQQRLYGHALAQEDMKNWIYSNIFIARIGTVKTFKQKTQEAIVTMPEFENLEIHTKNISNISLELSKGDTVLLLQSSINLFDKNDNIHFDKHHFYILSAIGPKTLNLICDNIKIKTTSTIEIANQTTSLKKILDNIISAINGITIIGDSVIDQASLRIATSRITADINSLFK